The nucleotide window CATCAAACCTCAGTAATCGAAACGGTCGACCGCACGCCTACGTTCGTTGTCGTCACGCCGGTCATAGATGGCTGTGGTCTGAATGTTGACATGGTGCGCCAGCTTCTGGGCAATCGACAGGTCATGCTCTTCGATCACCCGGGTGATGAACGCCCGGCGGAAGTCGTGCGGCATGATTTTCACCCCCACTTGCGCACCGCGCTGGCGGGCAATGTAGTAAATCGCATGCTTGGTGATACGCGCCCGGGTAATGTGGCTACCGCGGCGGATACGGTTGAACAGGAACAAGTCGTCTTCTGCCCCGGCTGGCAGGTCCTGGCGGCGCAAATCCAGCCACGCCTGCAGCTTTTCGAACGCCCATGGCGGGGCGTACTTGATCAGTTGGTGGTTGCCCTTGCCCACCACCTGGAGGCTGCGCGCCTCGAAATCGACTTGGGCCAGATCGATGTCCACCGACTCCGACTTGCGCATGCCGGTGCCGTACAGCAAGGCGATGATCGCCGCGTCGCGTACCCCCTGCGGCCGCGGGTCGGATGCGCACACATCCATCAGTTCGCGAATCAGGCTGCGGCGCAGGTTGCGCCCTGGCGGCAGGCGGCTGCCAGTGGCCGGTTTGACCTCGCGAATGCGCAACAGCTGCTCATGGTCGATCAGGCCCTGGCGCCAGGCCTCGTTCATCACCCCGCGAATGGCGTTGACGTACAGCGACGAGCTGTTGGGCGCGTAACCGTCGGCACGCAGGGCCGACACCAAGGCGATCACGTGGCCGGGCTCTAGCCGATGCCAGGGCACGTCGACGACATTGCAGTCGACAAAGCCCAGCCGGTCGGCGGCGTCCTGAAGGATGTAGCGCATGGTTTGCTGGCTGGATGGGGCCAGACGGGCCATGTACTGCAGCAGCGGATTTTTCGAGAGATCGGACAAAAGGTGAATCCTGTAGCGAAGCGGTCGCC belongs to Pseudomonas putida NBRC 14164 and includes:
- a CDS encoding site-specific integrase, whose protein sequence is MSDLSKNPLLQYMARLAPSSQQTMRYILQDAADRLGFVDCNVVDVPWHRLEPGHVIALVSALRADGYAPNSSSLYVNAIRGVMNEAWRQGLIDHEQLLRIREVKPATGSRLPPGRNLRRSLIRELMDVCASDPRPQGVRDAAIIALLYGTGMRKSESVDIDLAQVDFEARSLQVVGKGNHQLIKYAPPWAFEKLQAWLDLRRQDLPAGAEDDLFLFNRIRRGSHITRARITKHAIYYIARQRGAQVGVKIMPHDFRRAFITRVIEEHDLSIAQKLAHHVNIQTTAIYDRRDDNERRRAVDRFDY